Proteins encoded by one window of Plasmodium falciparum 3D7 genome assembly, chromosome: 4:
- a CDS encoding stevor: MLLFAFLFNAFLLSQRVKCINKIGNISLIKNNTQSISTKSRYLAEIERPNNPHYYNDPELKEIIDKLNKEAIKKYQKNHDPYEQLKEVVEKNQTKVTGGNDAEPMSTLEKDLLEIYEKLFGDKSHIMIKSNIYINQDDKSNDKNDKSCECANYKKYNQLLSSYSVDDAYLHNLKSGCVACVGTSALSSIITGLYGISAASTAAIEAIKTTSSATIITKLTKSLFGINFFSQTSIESAYITAGITSVEGELYAGLVTSTFLPYGIVAIVLILVIVALIMLYIWFYRRRKSSWKYAYKNHLST, encoded by the exons atgttattatttgcctttttatttaatgcatttttattatcacaacGT gtaaaatgtataaataagaTTGGTAATATAAgtcttataaaaaataacacaCAAAGTATATCAACAAAATCAAGATACTTAGCAGAAATAGAAAGGCCAAACAATCCACATTATTACAATGACCCAGAACTCAAAGAAATAATTGACAAATTGAATAAGGAggcaataaaaaaatatcaaaaaaatcaTGATCCATATGAACAATTAAAAGAAGTAGTAGAAAAGAATCAAACAAAAGTTACAGGTGGTAATGATGCAGAACCTATGTCAACGTTAGAAAAAGATTTATtggaaatatatgaaaaattatttggTGACAAAAGTcatattatgataaaatCGAATATATACATCAATCAAGATGACAAatcaaatgataaaaatgataaatctTGTGAATGTGcaaattataagaaatataatcaattattatcatcatatagTGTAGATGATGcttatttacataatttaaAATCTGGTTGTGTTGCATGTGTAGGTACAAGTGCTCTTTCGTCCATAATTACAGGTCTTTATGGTATTAGCGCTGCAAGTACTGCAGCTATAGAGGCAATTAAGACTACTTCTAGTGCGACTATTATTACTAAACTCACAAAATCACTTTTtggtataaattttttttctcaaaCATCAATAGAAAGCGCTTATATTACTGCAGGTATTACCTCCGTCGAAGGTGAACTTTATGCAGGTCTTGTTACTTCAACATTTTTACCTTATGGTATTGTAGCTATAGTTCTAATTTTAGTAATTGTTGCACTTATAATGTTATACATATGGTTTTATAGAAGACGAAAAAGTTCATGGAAATATGCATACAAAAATCATTTAtctacataa